A segment of the Pseudomonadota bacterium genome:
CCTAATGATTGCTCAACAAAAATTACCTTTGGAGTCATGATATATTTTATCTCAGTATTCTGAGTGGGATTTACACCTTCTAATACTACTGAATTTGCAAAGACTCTTTTCATTAACTGCTCAGTTTGATGTGCCAAATTTTCGCCTATAGGTAAAATAAAAGTATCACCTATTTCCTTTTTTTCCCATTTTACATTGCGAAACTCATCAGTCATAACAAGACCGACAGAAAGATTAATCTTATCATTTACAGGCATCAAATTGATTTCATGAAGTGGTTGGTTGTACAGATGAGTACATCCACTAATAAAGAATATAATCAAAAAAAGGCTTGTAATATAGTGACGATGCTGAAATTTTATATGGTTTTTCATGATTCTATCTCCTCAAATTTAATAATTTAATAATAAATTTTCTGTTAACACTGCCATATAGTTTCTTGGTTATTCATCCGCCTCCTTTCTATCCAAGGTTGTTTTTCCCTGTTCTCCTATCCTGTAAAGCTTTTCCAGCGCTGCTTTGCGCACTTGAAGCGGCAGGATGTATATATGTGATATGTCGAGGAAAGAAGCGATGAAGCCAATGCAGGTATGATTTGAAGGAACTCGGTATCAATCACTCCAAAATCCCCTCACGTCTTGCAATCGCAGCTGCCTCGGTGCGATTATTTGCATCCATCTTGAAAAGCAGATTGCTTACATGGTTGGCAACGGTTCTTATGTCGATTCCAAGCTCTGTTGCGATTGCTTTGTTGTTTTTTCCTTTGTTTATCAATTGCAATATTTCCAGCTCTCTTTTAGTCAATTCATAGCCGTCCTTTTCTGCTGCATGTCGCACCACATTAAGAATTTTTTCGGTCATGAGGGGGGTCAGATACGCATGTCCGCGATGCACAGTGCGGATCGCGTTTACAATAACGTCAGGGTCCTGCACCTCTTTTTTAAGCAGAAACCCTGATGCGCCTGCCTTTACAGCATTCCTTAACGTGTCTTCGTCCGGAAATTCGGTAAATACCAAAACCTTTGTTTCCGGGAGCGCCTTTTTTATCGCAGCAGTGGCCTGAATGCCCAGCTTTACTCCATGGAAAAGGACGTCCATAAGCACGACATCCGGTTTTAATTTTACTGCTCTTTGGAATCCTTCCCCGACTTCCTCAACTGCGCCTACAATCTGAATATTGCCGGCTTTGCCAAGGACAGCAACGAGTGCTTCCCGGCACATCCAATGGTCTTCAAAAATAAAAACTTTGATAAGCATGCTTGTTCCTATAGCATATTTGAATGTCTTTTATCATGAGCAGATACACACAAATAATCTGGTAATTTATTACCAGATTATTTGTGTGTATCGTTCTTTTCGGAAATCATGTCAGATGGAAAAAGCACCGGGAGTGTGAGTATCACGTTGCAACCCTTACCTGGTGCTGTATTAATTTCAACAGTACCGTTTAGCTCTTTTGCCCTGTATTTAAGACTATCAAGTCCTGTGGTACTCCCGCCGGTTTTCTCCTGAAGCTTGAATCCTGTTCCCATGTCTGTAACTTTAATAATTGCGGATTCGTTCGAACGCTGAAGCAAGATCACACCGCTGTTCAGTCCCGAATGTTTCCATGTATTCATCATAGCTTCACTCAAAAAGCGGCGAAAGGACATTACGGAACATAAAGGAAGACAGAGTTCCCGGCATTCCGTTATCACACTCCAGGATAACCCGGTCATGACCTCGGCAATTTTCGCCTCCTCTTCAGCAAGCGGTATGATGTCGCATAATGCCAGGCTATTGCCGTTGCTTTTCCCATTTTTTAGGGTGTCCATAACCTGGTTCATTTCGTTTTTCAGATAATTCATCCCCCGCCAAATCCATCGTATTTCCTCCGAGATTTCATCCTGGGAGGATTGAACGTTTTTTACCAGCGGGTTCATCTTCAGAAGAATGGCGGTTACCATCTGCTTTGCGCCGTCATGCAGTTCCAAAGCAAGCTGTGTGTTTGCCTCCATTTTGGTTTTTTCCACTTCAGCCCGTGATAATATTTCTATTTTTTTCAAGAGTGTGCTGAAGTATCCGAGGATCGCTCCCGCCGTTGTATAAATAAGCCCCGCCCCCATCCGCATGTCCCAGTTGTTGACAAAAAACACCTCCATGCAAGGCAGGCCGCAAGAAGGATCTTTGACCACAGCAGCAATAGTAAGGACAGCCGCTGAGACGTATGCTCCCATCCTGCCATGAACAATGGTAAGCAGGATCATTGAGGTAATGGTATATCCGAAATATGAGCTGCGCCAGCTGCCGCCAATCTGTAAGATTCCCACAGAAATCAGAAGGTCAGCATACAGCAACCACGGGTATTTTTTCAGAACAGCCGTTACTTTTTTATAAAACAACAACGAAAAGACGCTATATGCAAGAAGTGGATATGCTATCTGTCCATACCACTCCAGCATCCAGGCAGGGAGGGTCGGCCTTATGGGTAGAGTAAAAATAACGAGGATAACAGCGACAACGCGAAGCAGTAAAACGGCAAAAAACATTCTGCCTGTATCCGTATAATTTATGTGAGTATTGTCCGCCATTCAAGCTCCTTAAAGGTCATTCAATATTAGTTAAAAAAATTATCGAAAGTTTCCTTGATAAAGTTTTTTAAATATGTCAGTTTAACGCCAGAGAAAAAGGAAGGCATATTTAACACAGGAAAACCTACAGATAGCATACAGATTGATCGAAGTTGATTTTTTAGAATGCTTTCTCAAGAGCTCCTATATTTTAATAGAATTTAATTGATCAGTTCTCATTATTCCTTGTAGATACCAGCTATATCACGACAATAGTTACCTTCAGGAGTTTCAACCACTAAATAAAAAAATTTCTGGCTTATGGGATTCTGTTCGAGAAATGCCTTGGCCGTCAATGCGTCCGGAGCAGTATGGATGCGGTAAATTGCGGTTTGACCCACATCAGACGTGCGGTCTTCACGAAGGAATTTAACCTTTTGTATATCTGTCACCGATTTTTGGGCAACGGTTCTGATATCTTTTATGGGTTCCTGCTCATTATTAAGAATGCCGCCATATTTTAAAAAGCATTCTTTGGTTTTTACCCAGAGATCGCGAGCCAAATCATCGCCACAAAGGATAGCCTCGTACTTGCCATCGTTTCGCCGATAATATCCGAATGTCAGAGTTTCCGTACAAATCAGCTTGCCGCTGTCCCCGGTGCGGTGAACAACGCCGGTATCCAATAATGCCTTCCGAGCGTTTTCTTCATTGTCAAATGTATACAATATAAAGGGATCGAGTTTTTTCGAAGCGTTTCGTGCCAGCCAAAAAACAACAGCTTCCTGATAGGTTTCCTGTCTTGTGCCACGATTATCTTTTTCTTTCCAAATTTTTGTCTTATTACCATCCTCTGCCGAAGCAATGGAAGCGGGAAGCTCCTTGCTTACCTCCTCAATCTCAGCAAGTTGGGTTTGGGCGTGTAGCGCCTCAGTTGTAAGTTTTTCTGGAGCTGTGTTCCGAACAACATCTTGATTTGTTTCAGGCTCGACCTTGACATCATCAATGTTCCTATCGGTATGCTGATGCTCTGTGGCGTGTTTTGATGTAGTGTAAGAAGATATCGGGTCTGGTCCGAAACTATTACTGCCTCTCTGGCCCGCCTGAACCGCAAAAACCAGATTAACTATAGGTACAAAGAACCACCATCCACTATGACCTGTGTCTTGCATCCTGCGAACGCCTACAGCGATAGACGGTATCATAACGGCAAGATGGAAAAGTTCTATGATATAGTCTATTCTAACAAAACTTAACACAAACAAGATGATCATGTTGAATAGAAAGAACATCCAAAATTCTTTGCGCCGAGCTCGTCCATTTAATACCGCATATTTTCTTAACACCTCGAAGTACCAGTTCATGTTGCCTCCTTCTATTATGGTTATTTCGGGCCTCTGGTCAGGGATAAGGTAAAGAGCCAAAAGCTGGCTTAGCCTCTTTCTGATCCACTAATAGTTATTAAACACTTCTTCTGTACTTCGCTTTCCAATATCCATTAGGCGCGATGCTTCATCCCTCATTTTCTTCATGTCTTTGCTGAAATATGATTATACTTTTCCCGCAAGGCACTCTCAGTGCAGGACAATACGTTAGATTCATCACCCCAAGGGGAATTCATAAGCAGCTCTGCAATGTCCTTGTGTCCATTCTCTGATGCCACATACAGCGGGGAAACCTTTTCGTTGCTGATATCATTTACTCTTGCGCCATTCTCCAGTAACGATTTCACTATTTCCAGATTCCCCTGCCGGGAGGCAAGAATTAAAAGTGTCTCCCCATTTGACATTTTTACTGAGACATCTACAGGCTTGATCATACCAAACCAGACCCGGTTTCAATAGGCTTCTCACTTCAGCGATATTACCGTTCTTCACAGCATCAATTAGTTTATTATCCTTTGCGGTACCCATCAAAGCCTCCTTTTCTATTCGCTTATGAGTTTATATATTTTCAAATATTCTCTTTGCCTGTGAGCTTATCAGGGGGTCCTCATGCTTCATCAGTTCTTCTTTCATTGACCCTACGCTGGTGTTTATACATGGGAGCGTATTTGTCTGAGTCGTTCAACAATGCCTGGATTATTATTCAGTTCATAATTGATTTCAAAGGCTTCAATGCTTCTTTCCAACGATAGCTTGCCATGTAAAGGCTTGAAAGGTTAACAAGGGCTTTCCAGTTTTCCTGGTCAACCTTAGTGGCTTCCTCAAAGTCTGCCAATGCTTTATTATCATAACCTTGTTGATAATTAGCAGCTCCACGGTCCAAATACGTACTCGATAAAATTTTCCTAATATCACTTTTATCCGGTAATTTTGAAATTATTGGCGCCAGATCTGCAATCACTTCGTCGAATTTGCCATCCTTCTTCCTGTCAATATAGTATTGTGCTTTGGCCTCAAGTTTATTGATTTCTTTATTGTTTGAAATACTTTTTCTGCTTTTACCCTCATCTATCGGTGTTGAAGAAGCAGCATTTCTTTCAAGAAGATGGGATTTGTTTTTAATAGCCAATTGACGCACACGCTCGACCGTTTCCGGAGAGAGACTGGTATTTATTTTGCTCGAAGTTTTATATTTTAGTTGTTCAAGTACGTTGATCACTTCCGGCTGTCCGAGCTCGCGATACAGTATGCTGAGATATTGAACTGCGGTATGGACACTTTCATAGAGGGCCTCTTTGAAATTCAGGACCTTCTTGAATTCATCCAAAGCCTTTTCTATGACATTCGTCTTTATATACATTTCACCAAGGTTCGCATGCACATACCCCTGCCTCAACGGATCGAGGCCTTTTATAAGCGCCTCCTCAAAACAGCGTATTGCAGTGGCATCGTCTCGATTGTTCATATTCTGAATAGCTTTTTGAAAGGAGTCTCCTCCTGGACCGGCACTGCCAAGTGTTGAGCTTTCAACTAAAATAATGGTTAAATACTCTTGCGTAATCTTGGGAACATGTGTCTTATCGTTTTTGTTAAAATCAGGTAAGTCAGCGGCAGTTGGTTTAGATTTGGCACCATGGGAATTAGTTTCTGTTAAAGGCATTTCGCCTCGCTCAATCGCTTCAACAGCGTTCTTTGCTTCCTTCAGCCCTGCTCCTGTTTGCTCACGATATAGCTTGATCGCCTTGATTTTATTGCCTGTCTGCAAATGCTCATGGATGTGTGAGATATCAATCCCGGCAGACGCGGGTTTATCCTCAATCGTATCATTCAAAACACGCGCCGCATTAACGTCCATAACACGCTGCAACTCTTCTACCGCTTGACCCGTTCTTGGGCTACATTGTAATTTATCCTTATCGTAGTTAAATGCTTTCGCTATAGCCCGGAATGTCTCCATGTCCTTTTCATTGTAATCAAATTTTTCAAGGACCTTAGCGCGTAGATTTGGATCCGTTAAATTTTCTAAAGCAGCATACCGCGCTTCCCAACTATCGCTTGTTAAGGCAACATCAGCAAGTCGAGTTTGATCCGTCAGTCTGTACACGGCTGCACTTCGTATTGTATCATCGGCGTCTTTCTTGGCAATTTCAGCAAGTTTGGTCTGATTAGAAAGTTTCTGAACTGCACCTAGCCGCACAAAAACATTGCTATGTTTCCACTTAGGTCGAAACAGGTCCTTAAATCCCATAGATACCTCCTTTGTTATTTGCTTATCCCTTTTGATATATTTTCAAATAATATAGTTGCCTGTAAGCTTATCAGTGGGTCCTCATGCTTCATCAGTTCTTCCAAGCATGGCACACATTTTGATCCATACAAAATCAAGGTTTTTTCAGCGCCTTCTCTGGTAGCCTGCCATTGGGATTCGTCGTTTATGATTACAAGCATGGTCAGCACAAGCAATGCAAGATGACCGGGATAAATGGCGCCGATATCTCCTAATGCTTGCACTTCTGCAAAACGCAAAAGGGGGGTTGGTTTCAGCAACGTCATTTTTAGCTTGCATGGTTCTCATTTTGAATCAAAAAGTACACCTCCTTTTAAATGAACACAATAGCAGCTACCTATCAAAAGCCTAACAAATTCCAAGCTGAATATCTATCCAGGCAAGCACCTGGGTTACCTGCCCGATTTTATCGAGATGGTAGGGCGAGGCTATTTTAAGAAAACGTTGTAAATATTCTTTGCCTTTCAGATAGTTGCCGATTTTCAGGTAGCTTATTCCGCAGTCATGGAAAATAGGCGGGTAAATACGATCCAGTTCGGTCTTTGAAAGGGTGTAGTCAACACAGGCATCTTTGGGAATCTGCGACAGATCAATACTGAGCGCCTTTTCATAATCCTCTATGGCCGCTATATAATTCTTCTCTTTTGCGAAAAGATAGGCACGTTTGGAATAGGGTATGATATACAAAGGCGTTATTTGAATCGCACTGGTGTAGTACTCGGCCGCTTCTTTGTCTTGCCCGCGTTCCTCGCAAATGCCGCCGATATTCATAAGAGCAATTGAATTTCGGGGATATAACTCCAAAGCCTTATTAAAATCCGATAAAGCTTCCTCATATCGCCCAAGCATTTGATAAGTACTGCCCCGGTTGGTGTAGGATTCATAATGGCCTAACTCAATGGCGCGGCTAAAATCGTCTAGTGCTTTTTCAAATTATTGAAGCCTTCTATAACAGATGCCGCGCTTGTAAAGACTGATGACATTTTTATCATCCAGGGCAATGGCTTTATCATAATCGCTCAGGGCTTTATGGAGTTCTCCCAGATTGTTGTAGAGATTGGCTCTCCCGTTGTAGGAGAGCGGCCGATCCGGAAATAATCGGATGGCCGATTCGTAATCGACCAGGGCTTTTTCTGTCTGGCCCATGTCGGCAAAGGCTGAACCGCGGCTGTTGTAAGCAATCCAGTTGAGTTCGGGCTCATGGGTTGCGCTTAACGCTTGGTCCAGACAGATAACGGCATCCTGATATTGCCCTAATCCAATAAGCGATATGCCTTTATCGAGCATCTCTCTTTTATCCAGCGATTGCATCGATTCTAAACTCTTTGGGATTATTTTGCCGGTCATTTGATAGTAAAGATCGACAACTTCTTTCTTCAAAACATTAAAATCAGGGATGCGCTTAAGCGGATTTTTTTCTAGACATTTTAAAATCACATCGTTGAGTCCGGTTGGGCAGTCACTTCTTTGCTCTTTCGGCTCTATCGGAAATTCCTGAAAATGCTTTTCTCTGTAAAGCCTGTGGGCCAATGCCAAATCATTGTTTTCGTCAACTAAAAAAGGTATGGTTCCGGTGACCATTTCATAAAGCACACATCCGAAAGAATAGATATCGGAGCGGACATCCAGTGGGGTTTTAGTAAACTGCTCAGGAGACATGTAGGCGAGTGTGCCCCATCCGTTTGAGGCTTTCTCGTTGTCAAATGCGCGGGACAATCCGAAGTCGGTTATTTTTAAAGTGCTTTGGTTGTGAATCAGGATATTGGCGGGTTTGATGTCGGCATGCACGAACTGTTTGCCGATACTTCGCATTTTTTTCCGGGCATAGACCATGCCGTCGCAAAACTGC
Coding sequences within it:
- a CDS encoding ribosomal protein L7/L12 is translated as MDVNAARVLNDTIEDKPASAGIDISHIHEHLQTGNKIKAIKLYREQTGAGLKEAKNAVEAIERGEMPLTETNSHGAKSKPTAADLPDFNKNDKTHVPKITQEYLTIILVESSTLGSAGPGGDSFQKAIQNMNNRDDATAIRCFEEALIKGLDPLRQGYVHANLGEMYIKTNVIEKALDEFKKVLNFKEALYESVHTAVQYLSILYRELGQPEVINVLEQLKYKTSSKINTSLSPETVERVRQLAIKNKSHLLERNAASSTPIDEGKSRKSISNNKEINKLEAKAQYYIDRKKDGKFDEVIADLAPIISKLPDKSDIRKILSSTYLDRGAANYQQGYDNKALADFEEATKVDQENWKALVNLSSLYMASYRWKEALKPLKSIMN
- a CDS encoding response regulator transcription factor → MLIKVFIFEDHWMCREALVAVLGKAGNIQIVGAVEEVGEGFQRAVKLKPDVVLMDVLFHGVKLGIQATAAIKKALPETKVLVFTEFPDEDTLRNAVKAGASGFLLKKEVQDPDVIVNAIRTVHRGHAYLTPLMTEKILNVVRHAAEKDGYELTKRELEILQLINKGKNNKAIATELGIDIRTVANHVSNLLFKMDANNRTEAAAIARREGILE
- a CDS encoding protein kinase; amino-acid sequence: MSEKWEIGQIIDGHYEIFDIKKGGMGLVFICYNKFEREMIVLKTFRDRFLSNNQVVNRFIQEAATWIHLDSHSNIVRAYSVAHIYFRPYIFLEYIASNFNYGLDLADHMTGRRLPLETVFDFAGQFCDGMVYARKKMRSIGKQFVHADIKPANILIHNQSTLKITDFGLSRAFDNEKASNGWGTLAYMSPEQFTKTPLDVRSDIYSFGCVLYEMVTGTIPFLVDENNDLALAHRLYREKHFQEFPIEPKEQRSDCPTGLNDVILKCLEKNPLKRIPDFNVLKKEVVDLYYQMTGKIIPKSLESMQSLDKREMLDKGISLIGLGQYQDAVICLDQALSATHEPELNWIAYNSRGSAFADMGQTEKALVDYESAIRLFPDRPLSYNGRANLYNNLGELHKALSDYDKAIALDDKNVISLYKRGICYRRLQ
- a CDS encoding tetratricopeptide repeat protein yields the protein MLGRYEEALSDFNKALELYPRNSIALMNIGGICEERGQDKEAAEYYTSAIQITPLYIIPYSKRAYLFAKEKNYIAAIEDYEKALSIDLSQIPKDACVDYTLSKTELDRIYPPIFHDCGISYLKIGNYLKGKEYLQRFLKIASPYHLDKIGQVTQVLAWIDIQLGIC
- a CDS encoding ankyrin repeat domain-containing protein; this translates as MIKPVDVSVKMSNGETLLILASRQGNLEIVKSLLENGARVNDISNEKVSPLYVASENGHKDIAELLMNSPWGDESNVLSCTESALREKYNHISAKT
- a CDS encoding DUF805 domain-containing protein; amino-acid sequence: MNWYFEVLRKYAVLNGRARRKEFWMFFLFNMIILFVLSFVRIDYIIELFHLAVMIPSIAVGVRRMQDTGHSGWWFFVPIVNLVFAVQAGQRGSNSFGPDPISSYTTSKHATEHQHTDRNIDDVKVEPETNQDVVRNTAPEKLTTEALHAQTQLAEIEEVSKELPASIASAEDGNKTKIWKEKDNRGTRQETYQEAVVFWLARNASKKLDPFILYTFDNEENARKALLDTGVVHRTGDSGKLICTETLTFGYYRRNDGKYEAILCGDDLARDLWVKTKECFLKYGGILNNEQEPIKDIRTVAQKSVTDIQKVKFLREDRTSDVGQTAIYRIHTAPDALTAKAFLEQNPISQKFFYLVVETPEGNYCRDIAGIYKE